The following proteins are co-located in the Gammaproteobacteria bacterium genome:
- a CDS encoding YebC/PmpR family DNA-binding transcriptional regulator: MAGHSKWANIQHRKNAQDKKRGKIFTKLIREITVAARAGGGDAGTNPRLRLALDKALAANMTKDTIERAIKRGSGEAGADQLEEIRYEGYGPGGVAIMIDCMTDNRTRTVAEVRHAFNKFGGNLGSDGSVAYLFSKLGVIGFETAARPEVEEQILELAIEAGAEDVLSEGGWTEVLSPPEQFEAVKSALQAAGLEPQQADVTMRPATMIEVGEGENAETLIKLLDRLEELDDVQEVYSNAELPDSLLDAA, translated from the coding sequence ATGGCCGGCCACAGCAAATGGGCGAACATTCAGCACCGCAAGAACGCCCAGGACAAGAAGCGCGGTAAGATTTTTACCAAGTTGATTCGTGAAATCACGGTCGCCGCGCGTGCCGGCGGTGGCGATGCGGGCACCAATCCACGCCTGCGTCTGGCACTGGACAAGGCGCTGGCCGCCAACATGACCAAGGACACCATCGAACGCGCCATCAAGCGTGGCAGTGGCGAAGCGGGCGCCGACCAGCTCGAGGAAATTCGCTACGAGGGCTACGGTCCGGGCGGTGTCGCCATCATGATCGACTGCATGACCGACAACCGGACCCGCACCGTGGCCGAAGTCCGCCACGCCTTCAACAAGTTCGGCGGGAATCTGGGATCGGACGGCTCCGTGGCCTACCTATTCAGCAAGCTCGGGGTGATCGGTTTCGAGACCGCGGCGCGGCCCGAGGTCGAGGAGCAGATTCTGGAGCTGGCCATCGAAGCCGGTGCCGAGGACGTGCTCAGCGAAGGTGGCTGGACCGAGGTGCTGAGCCCGCCCGAGCAGTTCGAAGCCGTCAAGAGCGCGCTGCAGGCGGCCGGATTGGAGCCTCAGCAGGCCGACGTGACGATGCGACCCGCCACGATGATCGAAGTCGGTGAAGGCGAGAATGCCGAAACCCTGATCAAGCTGCTCGACCGCCTCGAAGAGCTCGACGACGTGCAGGAGGTCTACAGCAACGCGGAGCTGCCGGACAGCTTGCTCGACGCGGCCTGA
- the lpdA gene encoding dihydrolipoyl dehydrogenase — MSETYDLIVIGGGPAGYPCAIRAGQLGMKVACIDAWLNRDGSPAFGGTCLNAGCIPSKALLESSELYHRAQHEFAAHGITVEGAKLDLAQMQKRKTTVSRSLTSGIKMLFKGAGVVGYEGWGKMLGDGKVEFTAHDGKTETLTAKNVVIATGSAPVELKKIAAFDDDKIVDSWGALEFDAVPGKLGVIGAGVIGVELGSVWSRLGAEVTILEALPNFLPMVDEQVAKEALKHYKKQGLDIKLGAKVASAKADKKGVAVEYELDGKTETMQFDKLIVAVGRRPFTDTLGAQELGVKLTDRGFVEVDSNYKTSVDGVYAVGDVIGGAMLAHKGIEEGVVLAERLAGHAATVNYNAVPSVIYTTPEVAWVGKSEKQAKDEGFEIKTGVSSFAASGRAKALEQAAGFVKVISDVKTDRILGVHMVGPYVSEMIAESVLALEYAATTEDVALTMHAHPTLAETFHEAVLTVDGRAIHGINKKK; from the coding sequence ATGAGCGAGACCTACGATCTGATCGTTATCGGCGGTGGCCCCGCCGGATACCCCTGCGCCATTCGTGCCGGACAGCTCGGCATGAAAGTCGCCTGTATCGACGCCTGGCTGAACCGTGACGGATCGCCGGCTTTCGGGGGCACCTGCCTCAACGCCGGCTGTATTCCGTCCAAAGCATTGCTCGAATCCTCGGAGCTGTACCACCGCGCCCAGCATGAATTCGCGGCGCACGGCATCACGGTGGAAGGCGCGAAGCTCGACCTGGCACAGATGCAGAAGCGCAAGACCACCGTCTCGCGCTCGCTGACCAGCGGCATCAAGATGTTGTTCAAGGGCGCCGGCGTGGTCGGCTACGAAGGCTGGGGCAAGATGCTCGGCGACGGTAAGGTCGAATTCACCGCGCATGACGGCAAGACCGAAACGCTGACGGCAAAGAACGTGGTCATCGCCACCGGTTCGGCGCCCGTGGAACTCAAGAAGATCGCCGCCTTCGACGACGACAAGATCGTCGATTCCTGGGGCGCGCTCGAGTTCGATGCGGTTCCCGGCAAGCTGGGCGTGATCGGCGCCGGTGTGATCGGTGTGGAACTCGGCAGCGTGTGGTCGCGTCTGGGCGCCGAGGTCACGATCCTCGAAGCGCTGCCGAACTTCCTGCCGATGGTTGATGAGCAGGTCGCCAAGGAAGCGCTCAAGCACTACAAGAAGCAGGGCCTGGACATCAAGCTCGGTGCCAAGGTCGCCTCGGCCAAGGCCGACAAGAAAGGCGTGGCGGTGGAGTACGAACTCGACGGCAAGACCGAGACCATGCAGTTCGACAAGCTGATCGTTGCGGTGGGGCGTCGCCCGTTCACCGACACGCTCGGCGCTCAGGAACTGGGCGTGAAGCTTACCGATCGCGGTTTCGTCGAGGTCGATTCCAACTACAAGACCAGCGTCGACGGTGTTTACGCGGTCGGCGACGTCATCGGTGGCGCGATGCTCGCGCACAAGGGTATCGAGGAAGGCGTGGTGCTGGCCGAGCGCCTGGCCGGTCACGCGGCGACGGTGAACTACAATGCAGTGCCGTCGGTCATCTACACCACCCCTGAAGTCGCCTGGGTTGGCAAGAGCGAGAAGCAGGCCAAGGACGAAGGTTTCGAGATCAAGACCGGCGTCAGCAGCTTTGCCGCCAGCGGCCGCGCCAAGGCGCTCGAACAGGCCGCCGGTTTCGTCAAGGTGATTTCGGATGTGAAGACCGATCGCATACTCGGCGTGCACATGGTCGGACCGTATGTGTCCGAGATGATCGCCGAGTCGGTGCTGGCGCTCGAATACGCGGCGACCACAGAAGACGTGGCGCTGACGATGCACGCGCATCCGACGTTGGCCGAAACCTTTCACGAAGCCGTGCTCACCGTCGACGGACGCGCGATTCACGGCATCAACAAGAAAAAGTGA
- a CDS encoding YfaZ family protein: MMLAPGLAAAETLDLSLGSDSASAALGGPLRSGRANAAYDLGFLYSDDRDVGLKQAHAGLLVTGDAGARDADVNAGLGVRAVAADFDGGSGGAIDLGGKVEIRVPNFNRLGITAYGWYAPKIISFGDFDQNTEFGVMLDYEVIRDAALFVGYREIRFELDDAGEDKVDDSIIAGLRLEF, encoded by the coding sequence ATGATGCTCGCGCCCGGCTTGGCCGCCGCCGAAACGCTGGACCTCTCCTTGGGCAGCGACAGCGCCAGCGCAGCCCTCGGCGGTCCGCTGCGTAGTGGGCGTGCCAACGCCGCCTATGACCTCGGCTTTCTCTACAGCGACGATCGTGATGTCGGACTCAAGCAGGCGCATGCCGGCCTGCTCGTGACCGGCGACGCCGGTGCCCGGGACGCGGATGTCAACGCCGGCCTCGGGGTGCGCGCGGTCGCCGCCGATTTCGACGGCGGTTCGGGCGGTGCGATCGATCTCGGCGGCAAGGTCGAGATTCGTGTGCCGAACTTCAACCGCCTCGGCATCACCGCCTATGGTTGGTATGCCCCAAAGATCATCAGCTTTGGCGACTTCGACCAGAACACCGAATTCGGTGTGATGCTCGACTATGAGGTGATTCGCGACGCCGCGCTGTTCGTCGGCTATCGCGAGATTCGCTTCGAGCTGGACGACGCCGGGGAAGACAAGGTGGACGACAGCATCATCGCTGGTTTGCGCCTGGAGTTTTAA
- the ybgC gene encoding tol-pal system-associated acyl-CoA thioesterase, translating to MIPSTWRVRVYYEDTDLSGVVYHANYLRWFERGRTEWLRALGFSQQYLLEKAGFAFTVARMELRFQKPARLDDELDIHTEIGEMGRVTLAFNQRIQRAGEAQVLCDAVVKIACVDTHTFRPRAIPPELLQGEKS from the coding sequence GTGATTCCGTCAACCTGGCGTGTCCGCGTGTATTACGAAGATACCGATCTGAGCGGTGTGGTCTATCACGCGAACTATCTTCGCTGGTTCGAGCGCGGGCGCACCGAATGGTTGCGTGCTCTCGGCTTTTCACAGCAGTATCTACTTGAGAAAGCGGGCTTTGCATTTACGGTGGCGCGGATGGAATTGCGCTTCCAGAAGCCCGCACGCCTCGACGACGAACTCGACATCCATACCGAGATCGGCGAAATGGGGCGCGTGACGTTAGCTTTCAATCAGAGAATCCAGCGTGCGGGCGAGGCGCAGGTTCTCTGCGATGCGGTCGTCAAGATCGCGTGCGTCGACACCCACACGTTCCGGCCACGGGCGATACCGCCTGAGTTGTTACAAGGAGAGAAGTCTTGA
- the tolQ gene encoding protein TolQ, producing the protein MNAQLSIPYLIGQATVLAKFVLLILLIASVLSWAMIIGKRSLLSRTRKNADRFEERFWSGGNLNDLHEAVRRDKAESGMSAVFQAGYEEFLRQRQNPDVDPSDAVSSIERSLRVAQIREIERLESGLPMLATIGSVSPYVGLFGTVWGIMSAFIAIGNVKQASIAMVAPGIAEALIATAAGLFAAIPAVVAYNAFSTQVERITLRFATFAEELTGILERGLRGGGSAK; encoded by the coding sequence TTGAACGCGCAGCTGTCCATTCCCTATCTCATTGGGCAGGCCACGGTCCTGGCTAAGTTTGTGTTGCTGATCCTGCTGATCGCGTCGGTGCTGTCGTGGGCGATGATCATCGGCAAGCGGTCCCTGCTGAGCCGCACGCGCAAGAACGCCGATCGTTTCGAAGAACGCTTCTGGTCCGGCGGCAATCTCAACGACCTGCACGAGGCGGTGCGGCGCGACAAGGCGGAAAGTGGAATGTCCGCGGTGTTTCAGGCGGGCTACGAGGAATTCCTGCGCCAGCGCCAGAATCCCGACGTGGACCCGTCCGACGCGGTCAGTTCGATCGAGCGTTCGCTGCGGGTGGCTCAGATCCGCGAAATCGAGCGGCTCGAATCCGGTCTGCCAATGCTCGCCACGATCGGCTCGGTCAGCCCCTACGTCGGTCTGTTCGGCACCGTCTGGGGCATCATGAGTGCATTCATCGCCATCGGTAACGTCAAGCAGGCGTCGATCGCCATGGTCGCGCCGGGTATTGCCGAAGCGCTGATCGCCACCGCCGCCGGCCTGTTCGCGGCGATTCCGGCCGTGGTCGCCTACAACGCCTTCAGCACCCAGGTTGAGCGCATTACATTGCGCTTCGCCACTTTTGCCGAGGAACTCACCGGTATCCTCGAGCGCGGTCTGCGCGGCGGGGGCTCGGCGAAATGA
- the ruvA gene encoding Holliday junction branch migration protein RuvA, whose product MIGRITGVLAAKQPPSLLIDVGGIGYELEAPMSTFFKLPPVGERVSLHTHFVVREDAQLLYGFGSENEKSLFRQLIRISGVGPKIGLAILSGISVDEFWNCVHAGDAAKLVKVPGIGKKTGERLLVEMRDRDATAGTAADSAAAGAYASPLQEARGALLALGYRAPEAQKLTDSVYKDDMTAEQIIREALKRAVR is encoded by the coding sequence ATGATCGGGCGAATTACCGGCGTACTGGCCGCCAAGCAGCCGCCGTCATTGCTGATCGATGTAGGCGGCATCGGCTACGAGCTGGAAGCGCCGATGTCCACGTTCTTCAAATTGCCGCCGGTCGGCGAACGTGTCAGCCTGCACACGCATTTCGTGGTGCGCGAAGACGCGCAGTTGCTGTACGGATTTGGCAGCGAGAACGAGAAGAGTTTGTTCCGTCAGCTCATCCGAATTTCCGGGGTCGGCCCGAAGATTGGTCTGGCGATCCTGTCCGGCATCAGCGTCGACGAATTCTGGAACTGCGTGCACGCCGGGGATGCGGCCAAACTCGTGAAGGTGCCGGGAATCGGCAAGAAGACCGGCGAGCGCCTGCTGGTGGAAATGCGCGATCGTGACGCCACGGCCGGCACCGCCGCCGATTCCGCGGCCGCCGGCGCCTACGCATCGCCGCTGCAGGAGGCTCGCGGTGCGTTGTTGGCCTTGGGTTACCGCGCTCCGGAAGCGCAGAAGCTCACCGATTCGGTGTACAAGGACGACATGACGGCTGAACAGATCATTCGCGAAGCGCTCAAGCGCGCGGTCCGATGA
- the odhB gene encoding 2-oxoglutarate dehydrogenase complex dihydrolipoyllysine-residue succinyltransferase, whose translation MSTEVKVPNLPESVSEATVATWHKKAGDKVRRDDNLVDLETDKVMLEVPAVADGVLKEIRIEAGATVKAGDIIAILAEGEGGGTEEKPAASAEPKSEPAPEPAPKAAAPETEADESQSPAVRKMLAEHGLSADQIEGSGKGGRLTKGDVESYLESGAKPAKAEAAKASTPSVSKPAASGGREEQRVPMTRIRQRIAERLVQAQQTAAMLTTFNEVDLQGVSELRAKFKGEFEKSHGVKLGFMSFFVKATIEALKRFPLVNASIDGTDVVYHGYYDIGIAVSSPRGLVVPILRDADALSFAEIETAIGEYGQRAKDNKLTMEDLTGGTFSITNGGVFGSLLSTPILNPPQSAILGMHGIQQRPMVVDGEIVVRPMMYLALSYDHRIIDGREAVLFLRTIKELLEDPGRLLLQV comes from the coding sequence ATGAGCACAGAGGTTAAAGTTCCTAACCTCCCTGAATCCGTCAGCGAGGCGACTGTCGCCACCTGGCACAAGAAGGCTGGAGACAAGGTTCGTCGCGATGACAACCTGGTCGATCTCGAGACCGACAAGGTCATGCTGGAAGTTCCCGCCGTTGCGGACGGTGTGCTCAAGGAAATCCGGATCGAGGCCGGCGCCACGGTCAAGGCAGGAGACATCATCGCGATTCTGGCCGAAGGCGAGGGCGGCGGTACCGAAGAGAAGCCGGCCGCCAGCGCCGAGCCGAAATCGGAGCCCGCCCCCGAGCCGGCCCCGAAGGCCGCGGCCCCTGAAACCGAAGCGGATGAGTCTCAGAGCCCGGCGGTCCGCAAGATGCTGGCCGAACATGGCCTGTCCGCCGATCAGATCGAGGGCAGCGGCAAGGGCGGCCGTCTGACCAAGGGCGATGTCGAAAGCTATCTCGAATCGGGCGCCAAGCCTGCCAAGGCCGAAGCCGCCAAGGCGTCGACGCCCAGCGTGAGCAAACCGGCGGCCAGCGGCGGGCGTGAAGAGCAGCGCGTGCCGATGACGCGCATCCGTCAGCGCATTGCCGAACGCCTGGTCCAGGCCCAGCAGACGGCGGCGATGCTGACGACCTTCAACGAGGTCGATCTTCAGGGCGTCTCCGAACTGCGCGCCAAGTTCAAGGGTGAGTTCGAGAAATCGCACGGCGTGAAGCTCGGATTCATGTCGTTCTTCGTCAAGGCGACGATCGAGGCGCTCAAGCGCTTTCCGCTGGTCAACGCCTCGATCGACGGCACCGACGTGGTCTACCACGGTTACTACGACATCGGCATCGCCGTGTCCTCGCCGCGTGGCCTGGTGGTTCCGATTCTTCGTGACGCGGACGCCTTGTCCTTCGCTGAGATTGAAACCGCGATCGGCGAATACGGCCAGCGTGCCAAGGACAACAAGCTGACGATGGAGGATCTGACCGGCGGCACGTTCTCGATCACCAATGGCGGCGTGTTCGGTTCCCTGCTGTCGACGCCGATCCTGAATCCGCCGCAGAGCGCGATTCTGGGCATGCATGGCATCCAACAGCGACCGATGGTCGTCGACGGCGAGATCGTGGTGCGCCCGATGATGTATCTGGCGCTGAGCTACGACCATCGCATCATCGATGGCCGCGAAGCAGTGCTGTTCCTGCGTACGATCAAGGAACTTCTGGAAGATCCGGGCCGTTTGCTGCTTCAGGTGTGA
- the ruvC gene encoding crossover junction endodeoxyribonuclease RuvC: MARILGIDPGSRLTGYGLIQTDGPRTRHLAHGVIRCGDGPLPGRLTLIFRELSALLLEHQPDQAAVEQVFVNRNVQSALTLGQARGAAVCAIGMQGLEVSEYAPAEIKRAIVGRGRAEKVQIQHMVRVLLNLDESPSEDASDALAVALCHAHVSATQKHMPVDSPALRWRRR; encoded by the coding sequence ATGGCGCGCATACTCGGAATCGATCCCGGATCGCGCCTGACCGGCTACGGTCTGATCCAGACTGACGGTCCGCGGACACGGCATTTGGCGCATGGGGTGATTCGCTGCGGCGATGGCCCGCTGCCAGGACGTCTGACGCTGATCTTTCGTGAACTCTCCGCATTGCTGCTCGAACACCAACCGGATCAGGCCGCCGTCGAGCAGGTCTTCGTCAACCGCAACGTGCAGTCCGCGCTGACGCTGGGACAGGCGCGCGGCGCCGCGGTCTGCGCGATCGGCATGCAGGGGCTGGAAGTGTCCGAGTACGCGCCGGCCGAGATCAAGCGTGCGATCGTGGGCCGTGGTCGCGCGGAGAAGGTTCAGATTCAGCATATGGTTCGTGTGTTGCTGAACCTCGACGAGTCGCCGTCGGAGGATGCGTCGGACGCGCTTGCGGTGGCTCTGTGTCATGCCCACGTCAGTGCCACACAGAAACACATGCCGGTGGATTCGCCGGCCTTGCGATGGAGGCGTCGATGA
- the tolR gene encoding protein TolR, giving the protein MSAAVPSLLRKRKLSHEINVVPYIDVMLVLLIIFMVTAPLLTPGIEVELPKVTAESIQQNDEPVSLYVNGKGEFFLDVGEGRENALAEDEVMNRVGAVLRNKPETMILVRADARADYESVARGMGLLQAAGASKIGFVTDAPDPKPRN; this is encoded by the coding sequence ATGAGCGCCGCTGTCCCGAGCTTGTTGCGCAAGCGCAAGCTGTCGCATGAGATCAATGTCGTCCCCTATATCGACGTCATGCTGGTGCTGCTGATCATTTTCATGGTCACCGCGCCCTTGCTCACGCCGGGGATCGAAGTGGAGCTGCCCAAGGTCACGGCCGAATCGATCCAGCAGAACGACGAGCCGGTGAGTCTGTACGTCAATGGCAAGGGCGAATTCTTTCTGGACGTCGGTGAAGGCCGGGAAAATGCGCTGGCCGAGGACGAGGTGATGAATCGCGTAGGCGCGGTGCTTCGCAACAAGCCCGAAACCATGATCCTGGTGCGCGCCGACGCGCGAGCGGACTACGAGAGTGTGGCGCGCGGCATGGGTCTGCTGCAGGCCGCGGGTGCGTCAAAGATCGGATTCGTCACCGACGCGCCCGATCCGAAGCCGCGCAACTGA
- a CDS encoding 2-oxoglutarate dehydrogenase E1 component, whose protein sequence is MSGSKYQTFVDTSSISGGNAAYVEGYYEQYLEDPDSVEPHWRAYFRGLQGGELVAEQPHSEIVAKFERLARDRRPGSHIAEVGGASAEAFEKQGAVLRLINYYRMRGHQAARLDPLGIAALPSIPDLDPAFHGLTEADMDTVFNTGTLAAADQLPLREIIRIVKSVYTDTIGAEYMYITETTEKRWIQKRLEGNAFQQRPSAERKQDLLKQLVAAEGIERYLHTKYVGQKRFSLEGGDSLIPAMDEIMRVCAERDVEDIVIGMAHRGRLNVLVNILGKSPKDLFAEFEGKYKAEDLKKAGDVKYHMGFSTDVEILGKRLHLVLAFNPSHLEIVNPVVEGSVKARQIRRNDERGERVVPLLIHGDAAFAGQGVVMETMQLSHAKGYSTGGTVHIIVNNQIGFTTPNPIEARDGHESRTSRYCTDLAKMLEAPVFHVNGDDPEAVVFVTRLAMEFRNEFNKDVLIDLCCYRRHGHNEADEPAVTQPLMYNAIRKQPTTMTLYAKKLVEEGTITADDGDAMVQAYRDGLDKGENIARTTLGLVGNKYTVNWSNYLQGTWETPAETAGSLETIRSLWDKLLTLPEGFELHPRVAKIWNDRAKMAAGEQPMDWGFAENTAYALLVNEGFAVRLCGQDSRRGTFFHRHTTVHDSKTGQSITPLRHLVPEKSAFVVNDTLLSEEGVLGFEYGFSTTDPDSLVVWEAQFGDFGNGAQVVVDQFIASGYAKWGRLCGLVMFLPHGYEGQGPEHSSGRLERYLQLCAGDNMQVCVPSTPAQFFHMIRRQMKRSLRMPLIVMTPKSLLRHKLSVSALEDITSGSFKTVIPEVDDLDADKVKRVVFCSGKVYYDLYQKRAEKETDDVAIVRIEQLYPFPRQAYAEQIAKYPNAEEIVWCQEEPENQGAWYQIKHRMQVPLGDRHRMKYATRKGSASTASGYLRVHNAEQAAVVEAGLYGGEVLKGG, encoded by the coding sequence ATGAGTGGCAGCAAATATCAAACCTTCGTCGATACATCCTCGATCAGCGGCGGGAACGCTGCCTATGTCGAAGGGTATTACGAGCAATACCTTGAAGATCCGGACTCGGTGGAGCCGCACTGGCGCGCGTATTTTCGCGGGCTTCAGGGCGGGGAGCTTGTCGCCGAACAGCCGCACAGCGAAATTGTCGCCAAGTTCGAGCGCTTGGCGCGTGATCGCCGGCCAGGCTCGCACATCGCCGAGGTTGGTGGCGCCTCGGCCGAGGCCTTCGAAAAGCAGGGCGCGGTCCTTCGCCTGATCAACTACTACCGCATGCGCGGTCATCAGGCCGCCCGACTGGACCCGCTGGGCATCGCTGCGTTGCCGAGCATTCCCGATCTCGATCCGGCATTCCACGGCCTCACCGAAGCCGACATGGACACGGTGTTCAATACCGGAACCCTGGCCGCAGCCGATCAGTTGCCGCTGCGGGAGATCATCCGCATCGTCAAGTCGGTATATACCGACACGATCGGCGCGGAATACATGTACATCACGGAAACCACCGAGAAGCGGTGGATTCAGAAGCGCCTGGAGGGCAACGCATTTCAGCAGCGGCCGAGCGCCGAGCGCAAGCAGGACCTGCTCAAGCAACTGGTGGCCGCAGAAGGCATCGAACGCTACCTGCATACCAAGTACGTCGGGCAGAAGCGATTCTCGCTGGAAGGTGGCGATTCGCTGATTCCGGCGATGGACGAGATCATGCGCGTCTGCGCCGAGCGCGACGTCGAGGACATCGTCATCGGCATGGCCCATCGCGGCCGTCTCAATGTGCTGGTCAACATCCTCGGCAAGTCGCCGAAGGATCTGTTCGCGGAGTTCGAAGGCAAGTACAAGGCCGAGGATCTGAAGAAGGCCGGCGACGTGAAGTACCACATGGGCTTCTCGACCGACGTGGAAATTCTCGGCAAGCGCCTGCATCTGGTTCTCGCGTTCAACCCCTCGCATCTCGAGATCGTGAATCCGGTCGTCGAAGGTTCGGTCAAAGCGCGTCAGATCCGGCGCAACGACGAGCGCGGCGAACGCGTGGTGCCGCTGCTGATTCACGGTGACGCGGCATTTGCCGGACAGGGCGTGGTCATGGAGACCATGCAGCTGTCGCACGCCAAGGGCTACTCCACCGGCGGCACGGTGCACATCATCGTCAACAATCAGATCGGCTTCACCACGCCGAATCCGATCGAGGCCCGTGACGGCCACGAATCGAGAACCTCACGTTATTGCACCGATCTCGCCAAGATGCTTGAGGCGCCGGTGTTCCATGTCAACGGGGACGATCCCGAAGCCGTGGTGTTCGTCACGCGGCTGGCGATGGAATTCCGCAACGAATTCAACAAGGACGTGCTGATCGACCTGTGCTGCTACCGGCGTCATGGCCACAACGAGGCCGACGAGCCGGCGGTGACGCAGCCGCTGATGTACAACGCGATCCGCAAGCAGCCCACCACGATGACGCTGTATGCGAAGAAGCTCGTCGAGGAAGGCACGATCACGGCCGACGACGGCGACGCCATGGTTCAGGCCTACCGCGACGGCCTCGACAAGGGCGAGAACATCGCGCGGACCACACTGGGCCTGGTAGGCAACAAGTACACCGTGAACTGGAGCAACTACCTTCAGGGCACCTGGGAGACGCCGGCCGAAACCGCCGGCAGCCTCGAGACCATCCGTTCGCTCTGGGACAAGCTGCTGACCCTGCCCGAAGGTTTCGAACTGCACCCGCGCGTCGCCAAGATCTGGAACGATCGTGCCAAGATGGCCGCCGGTGAGCAGCCGATGGACTGGGGGTTCGCGGAAAACACCGCCTACGCACTGCTGGTCAACGAGGGCTTCGCGGTGCGTCTGTGCGGCCAGGACTCGCGGCGCGGCACCTTCTTTCATCGTCATACCACGGTGCATGACAGCAAGACCGGTCAGAGCATCACGCCACTGCGCCATCTGGTACCCGAGAAGAGCGCCTTTGTCGTCAATGACACGCTGCTGTCGGAAGAAGGTGTGCTCGGTTTCGAGTATGGCTTCAGCACCACCGATCCGGACAGCCTGGTGGTCTGGGAAGCGCAGTTCGGTGATTTCGGCAACGGCGCTCAAGTCGTGGTCGACCAGTTCATCGCGTCCGGCTACGCGAAGTGGGGTCGCCTCTGCGGCTTGGTCATGTTCCTCCCGCACGGCTACGAAGGCCAGGGCCCGGAACATTCATCCGGTCGACTGGAACGCTATCTGCAACTCTGCGCCGGGGACAACATGCAGGTCTGCGTGCCGTCCACGCCCGCGCAGTTCTTCCACATGATCCGCCGTCAGATGAAGCGCAGTCTGCGCATGCCGCTGATCGTGATGACGCCGAAGTCGCTGTTGCGCCACAAGCTTTCGGTGTCCGCGCTGGAGGACATCACCAGCGGCAGCTTCAAGACAGTGATCCCGGAAGTCGACGATCTGGATGCCGACAAGGTCAAGCGCGTCGTGTTCTGCAGCGGCAAGGTCTACTACGACCTGTACCAGAAGCGCGCGGAGAAAGAGACCGACGACGTGGCGATCGTCCGCATCGAACAGCTCTACCCGTTCCCGCGCCAGGCCTACGCCGAACAGATCGCCAAATATCCGAATGCCGAGGAGATCGTGTGGTGTCAGGAAGAACCCGAAAATCAGGGTGCCTGGTATCAGATCAAGCACCGCATGCAGGTGCCGCTGGGTGATCGGCACCGAATGAAGTACGCCACCCGCAAGGGCTCGGCGAGCACCGCCTCCGGGTATCTGCGCGTGCACAACGCTGAGCAGGCGGCCGTGGTCGAGGCCGGACTCTATGGTGGCGAAGTGTTGAAGGGCGGATAA
- the ruvB gene encoding Holliday junction branch migration DNA helicase RuvB produces MNEDRFISPTAAGDEASIEHQIRPKRLSDYVGQPVVREQMQIFVEAARGRNEALDHVLIYGPPGLGKTTLAHILAEELGVNLRQTSGPVLERPGDLAALLTNLEPRDVLFVDEIHRLSPVVEEVLYPAMEDCQLDIMIGEGPAARSIRLDLPSFTLVGATTRAGSLTSPLRDRFGIVQRLQFYSVEDLASIVSRSGGILDVPIDAAGALEIARRARGTPRIANRLLRRVRDFAQVRADGHITATVARDAMDMLDVDSHGFDVMDRKLLTTLIERFEGGPAGVDSLAAAIGESRDTIEDVIEPFLIQQGYLMRTPRGRIAGAIAYTHFGLQPKTPVPSELFPPDV; encoded by the coding sequence ATGAACGAGGATCGCTTCATTTCGCCGACCGCCGCCGGTGACGAGGCGAGCATCGAGCACCAGATCCGGCCCAAACGGCTTTCGGACTATGTCGGACAGCCCGTGGTTCGCGAACAGATGCAGATATTCGTGGAGGCCGCCCGCGGCCGCAACGAGGCGCTGGATCACGTCTTGATCTACGGACCGCCGGGACTCGGCAAGACCACGCTCGCGCACATTCTTGCCGAGGAGCTCGGCGTGAACCTGCGGCAGACCTCCGGCCCGGTGCTGGAGCGCCCCGGTGATCTTGCGGCCCTGCTGACCAATCTCGAGCCGCGGGACGTGCTGTTCGTCGACGAAATTCATCGCCTGAGCCCGGTCGTCGAGGAAGTACTGTATCCGGCGATGGAGGATTGCCAGCTCGACATCATGATCGGCGAGGGACCGGCGGCGCGTTCGATCCGGCTCGATCTGCCGTCCTTCACCTTGGTCGGGGCCACCACGCGTGCCGGCAGCCTGACCAGCCCACTGCGTGATCGCTTCGGCATCGTCCAGCGCCTGCAGTTCTATTCGGTCGAAGACCTCGCCTCGATCGTCAGCCGATCCGGCGGCATTCTGGACGTGCCGATCGATGCCGCCGGTGCTTTGGAGATCGCGCGCCGTGCGCGCGGCACCCCGCGGATCGCCAATCGCCTGCTGCGGCGCGTTCGGGACTTCGCCCAGGTGCGGGCCGATGGCCACATCACGGCAACGGTAGCGCGTGACGCGATGGACATGCTTGATGTGGACTCCCACGGCTTCGACGTCATGGACCGCAAGCTGTTGACCACCTTGATCGAGCGCTTCGAAGGTGGTCCGGCCGGCGTCGACTCCCTGGCGGCGGCGATCGGCGAATCGCGGGATACGATCGAGGACGTCATCGAGCCGTTCCTGATCCAGCAGGGGTATCTGATGCGTACGCCGCGCGGGCGCATCGCCGGCGCCATCGCCTACACGCATTTCGGGCTCCAGCCGAAGACGCCAGTACCGTCGGAACTGTTTCCGCCGGATGTTTGA